A stretch of Aureispira sp. CCB-E DNA encodes these proteins:
- a CDS encoding 3-oxoacyl-ACP synthase III family protein, protein MKRYSSRIIGSGSVLPKIKKANNAFWNNTFFNKDHERMTKTNEAITAKFEEVAGIVERRVAEKGVKASDLGTQAAKLAIESSGIDPETLEYIIVAHNFGDVNYGTIQSDLLPNLAAKVKQKLGIKNPNCVAYDILFGCPSWVQAFIQANYYIKSGDVKRVMVVGADTVSRMTDPHDIDGMLFADGGGAAILEAVEYEEDEEPTGILSHVTVSDCVGEADYLKMGDSLRPETEGQYIRMYGKGVFRYAVTKVPAAMNECLAKAGLKLEDVDKFVMHQANMKMNKIILKRLYELNGYSDYPEEMMPLVVHKLGNSSAATVPTVLDLIMKGVMDGQTINKGDIVVFASVGAGMHANCVVYKHS, encoded by the coding sequence ATGAAAAGATATAGTTCAAGAATTATAGGGAGTGGATCGGTATTACCAAAAATAAAAAAAGCAAATAATGCTTTTTGGAACAATACGTTTTTTAATAAAGACCACGAACGAATGACTAAAACAAACGAGGCAATTACCGCTAAGTTTGAAGAAGTGGCAGGTATTGTAGAGCGTCGAGTAGCAGAGAAAGGAGTGAAGGCATCTGATTTGGGAACTCAGGCGGCTAAATTGGCTATAGAATCTTCAGGAATAGATCCTGAAACGCTAGAATATATTATTGTGGCACATAACTTTGGTGATGTAAATTATGGAACGATTCAATCCGATTTATTACCAAACTTAGCCGCTAAAGTAAAACAAAAATTAGGGATCAAAAATCCGAATTGTGTGGCATATGATATTTTGTTTGGATGCCCTAGTTGGGTGCAAGCATTTATTCAAGCCAATTACTATATCAAATCAGGTGATGTAAAACGCGTTATGGTTGTTGGAGCGGATACCGTTTCTAGAATGACCGACCCGCACGATATTGATGGGATGTTGTTTGCTGATGGAGGGGGTGCCGCTATATTAGAGGCTGTTGAATATGAAGAAGACGAAGAACCAACAGGAATTTTGTCTCATGTGACAGTTTCTGATTGTGTGGGAGAGGCGGATTATTTGAAAATGGGAGACTCTCTACGTCCAGAAACAGAAGGACAATACATTCGTATGTACGGAAAAGGTGTTTTCCGTTATGCCGTTACCAAAGTGCCTGCTGCTATGAATGAATGCTTGGCAAAAGCTGGATTGAAGTTGGAAGATGTAGACAAATTTGTCATGCATCAAGCGAATATGAAAATGAATAAGATTATTTTGAAGCGTTTGTATGAGCTAAATGGCTATTCGGATTATCCTGAAGAAATGATGCCATTGGTGGTGCACAAGTTGGGCAATAGCTCTGCTGCTACGGTGCCAACTGTCTTAGACCTTATTATGAAAGGTGTTATGGATGGTCAGACAATCAACAAAGGTGATATTGTTGTTTTTGCATCTGTAGGAGCAGGAATGCACGCCAATTGTGTGGTTTATAAACATTCGTAA
- a CDS encoding AIR synthase-related protein encodes MTASIQVLLKPHIVDVKGKKVEEKCLKQLGITTGKVKSAKLFSINYNASSAELHDYATRCIKDVVTDEILVNELYAPTDYQSCIAIAQLPGVTDDEGMSAQMAWVDFFNIEADVNTQQIFTQVVYYFEEKLLEGELKLIAKRLLGNPLINHFTYAYQDETGTLSFKPYVPEVKMTTDATTEIVNLNLSDEDLVQLSKEKVLALNLAEMKAIVGYYNNDKTKEARQAVGLPIDPTDCELEILGQTWSEHCKHKEFNAAIHYKNTETGEEKTINSLFKTYIKGTTSTVQESLEANNNKWLVKVFSDNAGVVKATKDQLFVWKVETHNSPSALDPYGGAITGILGNNRDPLGTGVGGAKLLFNTNVLCFGNPDYDKPLLTGQLHPRQIMEGVVSGIEDGGNKSGVPTVNGSVVFDDRYSGKPLVYCGTGALMPYDYKGKPSWEKPIDAGDRIIVAGGRVGKDGIHGATFSSIEIDEHSPSSAVQIGSPITQKKVADFLVKACLEGLVKCSTDNGAGGLSSSIGELATISGGAIVHLEKVPLKYAGLKPWEIFVSESQERMSLVIEEDKVAPLFEMAKAMEVELTDIGVFTDNGYLDIRYNDNKVAYLDMEFLHEGDPQKVMYAQWDKPSLKEPTLPTIENYNEVLVQLMGSLNICSRESIIRQYDHEVKGKTIIKPLMGPKGKAPQDAAIMRFGFNSFEGVAVSNGILPRYGDIDAYEMSAGAFDEAVRQIISAGGSLPNTKSDDGIFWSVNDNFCVPDSEYHEVSNPDGKLKLAKLVQMCEALNDMATYFDIPLTSGKDSMKNDFKADGVKISVPPTILYSMTAKVDDVRKTVTSNFKAAGDLVYQLGTTYDELGASEFYSLYNELGANVPKVRKEAAKELYLNVMKANAANLIESSHDLSDGGLAVALVESAFGGEFGLEANLDALGDWTDLVKLFSESHSRFVVSIRPENKAAFEAIFGDKAYYLGKVTAEKTINITSNNNNLIDLPTETLLDAWAGGLVL; translated from the coding sequence ATGACTGCTTCTATTCAAGTTTTATTGAAACCACACATCGTTGATGTAAAAGGCAAAAAGGTTGAAGAGAAATGCCTAAAACAATTAGGGATTACAACAGGAAAGGTAAAAAGCGCGAAGCTTTTTTCAATCAACTACAATGCAAGTTCAGCCGAACTACACGACTATGCCACTCGTTGTATTAAAGATGTTGTAACAGATGAAATTTTGGTTAATGAGTTGTATGCACCGACAGATTATCAATCTTGTATTGCGATTGCTCAATTGCCAGGGGTAACTGATGATGAAGGGATGTCTGCTCAAATGGCATGGGTAGATTTCTTTAATATAGAAGCGGATGTAAATACACAGCAAATTTTTACGCAAGTAGTGTATTACTTTGAGGAAAAGCTTTTGGAAGGAGAGTTGAAATTGATTGCCAAACGCTTGTTGGGAAATCCTTTGATCAATCACTTTACCTATGCTTATCAAGACGAAACGGGAACATTGAGTTTCAAACCTTATGTGCCTGAAGTGAAAATGACAACGGATGCTACGACAGAGATTGTTAACTTGAATCTAAGTGATGAGGATTTGGTACAATTGTCGAAAGAAAAGGTGTTGGCTCTGAATTTAGCCGAGATGAAAGCCATTGTTGGTTATTATAATAATGACAAGACAAAAGAAGCACGTCAAGCAGTAGGTTTGCCAATAGACCCTACCGATTGTGAGTTGGAAATACTGGGGCAGACTTGGTCAGAACACTGCAAACACAAGGAGTTTAATGCTGCCATTCATTATAAAAATACAGAAACAGGAGAAGAGAAAACCATCAATTCTCTATTTAAAACGTATATCAAAGGAACAACATCTACGGTTCAAGAAAGTCTAGAAGCAAACAACAATAAGTGGTTGGTGAAGGTGTTTTCTGACAATGCTGGAGTGGTTAAAGCAACCAAAGATCAGCTGTTTGTTTGGAAAGTAGAAACGCACAATTCTCCATCTGCCTTAGATCCTTACGGAGGGGCTATTACTGGTATATTGGGTAATAATCGTGACCCCTTAGGTACAGGAGTAGGTGGTGCAAAGTTATTGTTTAATACCAATGTACTTTGTTTTGGTAATCCAGATTATGACAAACCTTTGTTGACGGGGCAATTACACCCTCGCCAAATTATGGAAGGAGTGGTGTCTGGAATTGAAGATGGCGGGAACAAATCTGGTGTTCCAACCGTAAATGGCTCGGTTGTTTTTGACGATCGTTATAGTGGTAAACCTTTGGTTTATTGTGGAACAGGTGCTTTAATGCCTTACGACTACAAAGGAAAACCATCTTGGGAGAAACCAATTGATGCTGGAGATAGAATTATTGTTGCAGGTGGACGTGTGGGGAAAGATGGTATTCATGGTGCAACGTTTTCTTCTATAGAAATTGATGAGCATTCTCCATCTTCCGCAGTTCAAATTGGAAGTCCAATTACACAGAAAAAAGTAGCAGACTTTTTAGTAAAAGCTTGTTTGGAAGGATTGGTGAAGTGTAGTACCGACAATGGTGCTGGTGGTTTGTCTTCTTCTATTGGTGAATTAGCGACTATTTCTGGAGGAGCTATTGTACACCTAGAAAAAGTGCCTTTAAAATATGCAGGATTAAAACCTTGGGAGATTTTTGTTTCGGAATCTCAAGAGCGAATGTCATTGGTTATTGAGGAGGATAAAGTAGCGCCTTTGTTTGAAATGGCCAAAGCAATGGAGGTGGAATTGACCGACATTGGAGTGTTTACAGACAATGGTTATTTGGATATTCGCTACAATGATAATAAAGTAGCTTATTTGGATATGGAATTCCTACATGAAGGTGATCCTCAAAAAGTGATGTATGCACAATGGGATAAGCCTTCTTTAAAAGAACCAACTTTGCCAACGATAGAGAATTATAATGAGGTATTGGTTCAATTAATGGGAAGTCTAAATATATGCTCTAGAGAGTCTATTATTCGTCAGTACGATCATGAGGTAAAAGGTAAAACAATTATCAAACCGTTGATGGGACCCAAAGGAAAAGCACCACAAGATGCTGCAATTATGCGTTTTGGGTTCAATAGCTTTGAAGGGGTGGCTGTTTCTAACGGAATTTTGCCTAGATACGGCGATATTGATGCTTATGAAATGTCGGCAGGGGCTTTTGATGAAGCCGTGCGTCAAATTATTTCAGCAGGAGGAAGTTTGCCAAATACAAAGTCGGATGATGGTATTTTTTGGTCGGTAAACGACAATTTCTGTGTACCTGATTCAGAGTATCACGAAGTCAGTAATCCAGATGGAAAATTGAAATTGGCTAAATTGGTTCAGATGTGTGAAGCATTGAATGATATGGCAACTTATTTCGATATTCCTCTAACATCGGGCAAAGATAGTATGAAAAATGACTTCAAAGCAGATGGTGTTAAAATATCGGTACCGCCAACAATCTTGTACTCAATGACAGCGAAGGTAGACGATGTTAGAAAAACAGTTACGTCGAACTTCAAAGCAGCAGGAGATTTAGTTTATCAATTGGGAACAACTTATGATGAATTAGGTGCTTCAGAGTTTTATAGCTTGTACAACGAGCTAGGGGCAAATGTACCTAAAGTACGCAAAGAAGCGGCTAAAGAACTGTACTTAAATGTTATGAAAGCGAATGCGGCTAACCTAATTGAATCGAGTCATGATTTATCCGATGGTGGACTAGCAGTTGCTTTGGTAGAGTCGGCTTTTGGAGGCGAGTTTGGATTGGAAGCTAATTTGGATGCTTTAGGTGATTGGACAGATTTGGTAAAACTATTTTCTGAATCACATTCTCGTTTTGTAGTGTCTATTCGTCCAGAGAATAAAGCGGCATTTGAGGCTATTTTTGGCGACAAGGCTTACTACTTAGGAAAAGTAACCGCTGAAAAGACAATTAACATTACTTCTAATAATAATAACTTGATTGATTTACCAACAGAAACCCTACTAGATGCTTGGGCAGGAGGTTTGGTATTGTAA
- a CDS encoding phosphoribosylformylglycinamidine synthase subunit PurQ: MTTVKSLVITGFGINCEEEMAAAYQLAGAIPEIVHLNEILLGQVSIHDYDILNFPGGFSFGDDLASGKVVSNKIKFKKLPSGNVLLDEIKQFLEDGKYILGVCNGFQMLVRMGLLPNTNHDFEPEATLSNNNSGKFEDRWVYCKVNSTTKTPFLKGITKIALPARHGEGKLIFMDDAMRAKVQAESLNCLTYCTEDGTETADYPANPNGADLNCAGLTNPTGQVFGLMPHPEAYLSLYNHPNWGQIKRNNPNHNEAGEGLTIFTNIVEHIKTKKLATV; the protein is encoded by the coding sequence ATGACAACAGTAAAATCTTTAGTGATAACAGGCTTCGGAATCAATTGTGAAGAAGAAATGGCAGCTGCTTATCAATTGGCTGGAGCGATACCAGAAATTGTCCATTTAAATGAGATTCTATTGGGACAAGTTTCTATTCATGATTATGATATTTTAAACTTTCCTGGTGGCTTTTCTTTTGGCGATGATTTGGCATCTGGAAAAGTAGTTTCTAATAAAATTAAGTTTAAAAAATTACCTTCTGGAAACGTTTTATTGGATGAAATTAAACAGTTTTTGGAAGATGGTAAGTATATTTTAGGCGTGTGTAATGGTTTTCAAATGTTGGTGAGAATGGGGCTATTGCCGAATACGAACCATGACTTTGAGCCAGAAGCTACATTGAGCAATAACAACTCAGGAAAGTTTGAAGATCGTTGGGTTTATTGTAAGGTTAATAGTACGACCAAAACGCCTTTCTTGAAAGGAATAACTAAGATTGCTTTGCCTGCTCGTCATGGGGAGGGTAAGTTAATTTTTATGGATGATGCCATGCGTGCAAAAGTGCAGGCAGAAAGCCTAAATTGTTTGACTTATTGTACCGAAGATGGTACGGAAACAGCAGATTATCCAGCGAATCCCAATGGTGCTGATTTGAATTGTGCTGGTTTAACCAACCCAACAGGACAGGTGTTTGGATTGATGCCACATCCAGAGGCTTATTTGAGTTTGTACAATCATCCAAATTGGGGACAAATTAAACGAAATAATCCAAATCATAACGAAGCGGGAGAAGGATTAACTATCTTTACAAATATTGTAGAGCATATCAAAACGAAGAAGCTGGCAACAGTTTAA
- the purH gene encoding bifunctional phosphoribosylaminoimidazolecarboxamide formyltransferase/IMP cyclohydrolase, which translates to MDLLIPIKRALISVSDKTGIVELAQSLADAGCEIISTGGTQRKLEEAGITTTEISTVTGNPEAFGGRMKTISFNIESALLFDREKDAEEAAALNIEPIDLVVCNLYPFQEVLKKGADFETLIENIDIGGPTMIRAAAKNFKYVATVTQPSDYTELMVQLKSHKGALTYDFRKKLMTKAFNHTADYDALIATTMDKEIGVNSLRLGFEEGIDLRYGENSHQAARFYKEKNADNSLYDLNVLHGKALSFNNILDINGAIEAIKESTRPACSVIKHSNPCGLCEGDDQAELLQLAWAGDPISAFGSIIAFNKKVTFETVQFFELNNEDKSKRKFVEVVIAPAFTPEALVYLQQHKNLRIIEFDAASLTGHMDLRYMNGSLLAQDTDNELHNKLDVVTEAPVDMEVEQPLIEFGLRAIKTIKSNSIAIVRFKNGYAQLLGMGAGQPNRLIATKLSIEKSRENLRNEYTGAAEDFEAYVAEELANAWLISDAFFPFADNVEIAAAAGIRKIVQPGGSIRDKSVIATCNDLGVSMVFTGIRHFKH; encoded by the coding sequence ATGGATCTTTTGATTCCGATTAAACGAGCTTTAATTAGCGTTTCAGACAAAACAGGAATAGTTGAATTAGCACAATCTTTGGCAGATGCAGGCTGTGAGATTATTTCGACAGGAGGAACACAACGAAAACTAGAGGAAGCAGGCATTACAACAACAGAAATTTCTACTGTGACAGGAAATCCTGAGGCTTTTGGTGGTCGTATGAAAACAATTTCTTTTAACATCGAGTCAGCTTTGTTGTTTGATCGTGAAAAAGATGCCGAAGAAGCGGCTGCACTTAATATTGAGCCTATTGATTTGGTGGTTTGTAACTTGTACCCATTTCAAGAAGTCCTCAAAAAAGGAGCTGACTTTGAGACACTAATTGAAAACATTGATATTGGTGGTCCAACCATGATTCGTGCTGCTGCAAAGAACTTTAAGTATGTGGCGACAGTAACACAACCTTCGGATTATACAGAGTTGATGGTACAATTAAAAAGCCACAAGGGGGCTTTGACTTATGATTTTCGCAAAAAATTGATGACCAAAGCATTTAATCATACGGCTGACTACGATGCATTGATTGCTACCACAATGGACAAAGAAATTGGCGTCAATTCTTTGCGATTGGGCTTTGAAGAAGGTATTGATTTGCGTTATGGTGAGAATAGTCATCAAGCTGCTCGTTTTTACAAAGAAAAAAATGCAGACAATTCTTTGTATGATTTGAATGTTTTGCATGGAAAAGCCTTGTCCTTTAATAATATTCTAGACATTAATGGAGCGATTGAAGCCATCAAAGAATCTACTCGTCCTGCTTGTTCTGTAATTAAACACAGCAATCCTTGTGGACTTTGTGAAGGAGACGATCAAGCAGAATTGTTGCAATTGGCTTGGGCTGGGGATCCTATCTCTGCATTTGGTTCTATCATCGCATTTAATAAAAAGGTGACCTTTGAAACAGTGCAGTTTTTTGAATTGAACAATGAGGACAAGAGCAAACGCAAATTTGTAGAGGTTGTTATTGCACCTGCATTTACACCAGAAGCGTTGGTTTATTTACAACAACACAAAAACCTTCGTATCATAGAGTTTGATGCTGCTAGCCTAACTGGTCACATGGACTTGCGTTATATGAATGGTAGTTTGTTGGCACAAGATACCGACAATGAGTTGCACAACAAGTTGGATGTAGTTACAGAAGCTCCTGTTGATATGGAGGTAGAACAACCATTGATTGAGTTTGGCTTGCGTGCCATCAAAACAATTAAGTCAAATTCTATTGCTATTGTTCGTTTTAAAAATGGTTATGCTCAGTTGTTAGGAATGGGAGCAGGACAACCCAACCGATTGATTGCAACTAAGCTATCTATTGAGAAAAGCCGTGAAAACCTACGCAATGAATACACTGGAGCAGCCGAAGATTTTGAAGCTTATGTAGCTGAAGAATTGGCAAATGCATGGCTAATTTCAGATGCCTTTTTCCCATTTGCAGATAATGTGGAGATAGCTGCCGCAGCAGGTATCCGAAAAATTGTTCAACCAGGAGGTTCTATTCGAGACAAGTCGGTTATTGCAACTTGCAATGATTTGGGAGTATCAATGGTCTTTACAGGCATTAGACACTTCAAACATTAG
- the purC gene encoding phosphoribosylaminoimidazolesuccinocarboxamide synthase has product MDCLTKFDSPQLKTLHRGKVRDSIRIDDNTRMIVVTDRISAFNKKIKTAIPTKGAVLNGIANFWFEQTKHIIDNHVIEQVDDYVTLVKEAEPIRVEMVVRGYLTGSMWRGYENGKRQISDVVVPDGMVKNQKFDQPILTPTTKDDDDSEINEQGILEAGLVSAEIYQQMKAKAIELFTFGSEFLAERGIVLVDTKYEFGLLDGKLILIDEMHTPDSSRFWSLEDYQANPSTAEQIDKEFVRQWMLANQVNGEVPTILSPEVVAETSRRYQEIYKAVTGKPFSLVDLPSKVRIYNNLVKAGVLKPGFIGIIMDDEEDLDDCKVLKDLVEEYDLCVDMRVISADRNGERILDLAAVYNTSVEPVAVIAVGPDSLGMALVANLSVPVIDGVGASMDSVVRATVSSLNIPSIREQMAQEIVEMKQSLADADAVIRN; this is encoded by the coding sequence ATGGATTGCTTAACAAAATTTGATTCTCCTCAGCTAAAAACGCTTCATAGAGGAAAAGTTAGAGATAGTATCCGTATTGATGATAATACACGTATGATTGTTGTAACGGATCGTATTTCAGCATTTAATAAAAAAATAAAGACAGCTATTCCTACCAAAGGGGCTGTTTTAAATGGTATTGCCAATTTCTGGTTTGAGCAAACAAAGCATATTATAGACAATCACGTCATTGAGCAAGTAGATGATTATGTGACGTTAGTAAAAGAAGCAGAACCTATTCGTGTAGAAATGGTAGTACGTGGATATTTGACGGGCTCTATGTGGAGAGGATATGAAAATGGAAAACGCCAAATTAGTGATGTAGTCGTTCCTGATGGAATGGTCAAAAATCAAAAATTTGATCAACCTATTTTAACACCAACGACAAAAGATGACGATGATTCTGAAATCAACGAGCAGGGAATTTTAGAAGCAGGTTTGGTAAGTGCAGAAATTTATCAACAGATGAAAGCTAAAGCCATTGAGTTGTTTACATTTGGTAGTGAATTCTTGGCAGAACGAGGAATTGTATTGGTGGATACAAAATATGAGTTTGGCTTGCTAGATGGCAAGTTGATTTTGATTGATGAAATGCATACGCCTGACTCTTCTCGTTTCTGGAGTTTAGAGGATTATCAAGCGAATCCATCAACAGCAGAGCAAATTGATAAGGAATTTGTTCGCCAATGGATGCTAGCGAATCAAGTAAATGGAGAGGTGCCAACTATTCTGTCACCAGAAGTAGTCGCAGAAACCAGTCGTAGATACCAAGAAATTTACAAAGCAGTTACAGGGAAGCCTTTTAGTTTGGTAGACCTACCTTCTAAAGTTCGTATTTATAATAACCTTGTTAAAGCGGGCGTATTGAAGCCTGGTTTTATCGGAATTATTATGGACGATGAAGAAGATTTGGACGACTGTAAAGTTCTAAAAGATTTGGTAGAAGAATACGACCTCTGTGTAGATATGCGCGTGATTTCGGCAGATAGAAATGGAGAGCGAATCTTAGACTTAGCCGCCGTTTACAATACTTCTGTAGAACCTGTAGCAGTGATTGCTGTTGGTCCAGATAGTTTAGGGATGGCTTTGGTTGCCAATCTCAGTGTTCCTGTTATTGATGGGGTAGGAGCATCAATGGATAGTGTTGTTCGAGCAACCGTTTCTAGCCTAAATATTCCTAGTATTCGTGAGCAAATGGCTCAAGAGATTGTAGAAATGAAACAATCGTTAGCAGATGCAGATGCTGTGATTCGAAATTAG
- the purB gene encoding adenylosuccinate lyase: MIIDAISPLDGRYAGKLVPHRKYFSEKGLMYYRCKVELLYVLALDEAGLFEPLNATEKANIQDCIDNFTDVDYQRIKEIESVTNHDVKACEMFLRERTELRDVNMLHFALTSEDVNNLAYNFMLKDYLEEQHLPQIEEVLNKLIELAEAWKNIPFPCRTHGQKASPSTAGKEFAVFINRITRIYKSLKSFTFLGKINGAVGNYSAMLSAFPDFDWLTFAHNFLTKHGLEPNIATTQIEDHDTFATYFNWTRQINNIAMDLDVDCWLYISKDLFSEKVKAGEVGSSTMPHKVNPINFENSEGNLMLSNSMLTFLSDKLCRSRMQRDLSDSTVQRNMGSALAYASLGMTELLRGLNKLKINEENCRQELQDSPELLAEPIQTILKIVGVDDPYTLLKKVSRGQKPTREMLMDLVKGLDIEQSVKDRIYQLETVDYIGDAVRICDLTIKTAKEIMQ, encoded by the coding sequence ATGATAATTGATGCTATTTCACCTTTAGATGGTCGATACGCTGGAAAATTAGTTCCTCATAGAAAATATTTTTCTGAAAAAGGATTGATGTACTACCGTTGCAAGGTAGAGCTACTATATGTGTTAGCCTTGGATGAGGCAGGACTATTTGAGCCATTGAATGCAACAGAAAAAGCAAACATTCAAGATTGTATTGACAATTTCACAGATGTGGACTATCAGCGTATCAAAGAGATAGAAAGTGTTACCAACCATGATGTGAAAGCTTGTGAGATGTTTTTGAGAGAGCGTACAGAATTGCGCGATGTAAATATGCTGCATTTTGCCTTGACATCGGAGGATGTTAATAATCTGGCGTATAACTTTATGCTAAAAGATTATCTAGAAGAACAGCACTTGCCACAAATTGAAGAAGTATTAAATAAATTGATCGAATTGGCAGAGGCTTGGAAGAATATTCCTTTCCCATGCCGTACGCACGGTCAAAAAGCGTCTCCAAGTACTGCGGGGAAAGAGTTTGCAGTATTTATTAACCGCATTACTCGAATTTACAAATCTTTAAAAAGCTTTACTTTTTTAGGCAAAATTAATGGTGCAGTAGGAAATTACTCTGCTATGTTGTCTGCCTTTCCTGATTTTGATTGGTTGACATTTGCGCATAACTTTTTGACAAAGCATGGTTTAGAACCTAATATTGCAACAACTCAGATCGAAGACCACGATACATTTGCTACGTACTTTAACTGGACGCGCCAGATTAATAATATTGCAATGGATTTGGACGTAGATTGCTGGTTGTATATTTCCAAAGATTTATTTTCAGAGAAAGTAAAAGCAGGAGAGGTTGGTTCTTCTACCATGCCACATAAGGTAAATCCAATCAACTTTGAGAATAGTGAAGGAAATCTAATGTTGTCTAACTCTATGTTGACCTTTTTGTCTGACAAGTTGTGTCGTTCTAGAATGCAAAGAGATCTTTCTGACTCAACAGTTCAACGCAATATGGGCTCCGCTTTGGCATATGCTTCATTGGGTATGACAGAGTTATTAAGAGGGTTGAACAAATTAAAAATTAATGAAGAGAATTGCCGTCAGGAATTGCAAGATAGCCCAGAATTATTAGCTGAACCAATCCAAACCATTCTTAAAATTGTAGGGGTAGACGATCCATATACTTTATTGAAGAAAGTTTCTCGTGGACAAAAACCAACTAGAGAAATGTTAATGGATTTGGTAAAAGGCTTGGATATAGAGCAATCTGTAAAAGATAGAATTTATCAGTTAGAGACAGTAGATTATATTGGAGATGCCGTTCGTATCTGTGATCTAACAATCAAAACAGCTAAGGAAATTATGCAGTAA
- the purD gene encoding phosphoribosylamine--glycine ligase: MKIAIIGSGGREHALAWKLAKDLGEQAVYALPGNGGIPNSHPIDISDFEAIQTFCEANDITYIFVGPEVPLADGIVDYFNQTTIKALGPCKDAARLEGSKIFSKNFMKKYGVATAAFHTFSEVSEAEEIVHEMDGDLVIKYDGLAAGKGVFVCDNVQEALDALDEMRAQYGEECPFLIEDKIVGDEISIIGFTDGQNIQLLLPSQDHKQLNDGDTGPNTGGMGVMCPVPFWNDDLAQEIDEKIVQPTLKGIQAEKMNYKGVIYFGIMMGENGPELLEYNVRFGDPETEVLLPSLKTDLSKIVKACLNGTLGELTLEFEDGFFVDVVQVSGGYPKSYQKGYEIHGLSEVNDAIVFHAGTKVQEGKIVTNGGRVLNIVAQGETLDAAIQKAYEECKKVSFKDNFYRKDIGQRVYKVVQ, translated from the coding sequence ATGAAAATAGCAATAATTGGCTCGGGAGGAAGAGAACATGCCTTGGCTTGGAAACTTGCAAAAGATTTAGGCGAACAAGCCGTATACGCCTTGCCTGGAAATGGTGGAATTCCTAATAGTCATCCAATAGACATTAGCGATTTTGAAGCTATCCAGACGTTCTGTGAAGCCAATGATATTACTTATATTTTTGTAGGACCAGAAGTTCCTCTTGCTGATGGAATTGTAGATTATTTTAATCAAACAACAATCAAAGCATTGGGACCGTGCAAGGATGCGGCACGTTTGGAAGGTTCTAAGATTTTCTCCAAGAATTTTATGAAAAAATATGGCGTAGCAACTGCTGCTTTCCATACGTTTTCTGAAGTGAGTGAAGCCGAAGAAATTGTACATGAAATGGACGGTGATTTAGTCATTAAGTACGATGGCTTGGCTGCTGGCAAAGGTGTTTTTGTTTGTGATAATGTGCAGGAAGCTTTGGATGCTTTGGATGAGATGAGAGCACAGTATGGTGAGGAATGTCCGTTTCTGATTGAAGATAAAATTGTTGGGGACGAAATCTCGATTATTGGTTTTACAGATGGGCAAAATATTCAATTATTACTCCCTTCTCAAGATCACAAGCAGCTGAACGATGGTGATACAGGACCTAATACAGGTGGAATGGGCGTGATGTGCCCTGTCCCGTTTTGGAATGATGATTTGGCGCAAGAAATTGACGAAAAAATTGTTCAGCCTACTTTGAAAGGGATACAAGCCGAGAAAATGAATTACAAAGGAGTGATTTATTTTGGTATTATGATGGGAGAAAATGGACCAGAATTATTAGAATACAATGTTCGTTTTGGCGATCCAGAAACAGAGGTATTGTTGCCTTCTTTGAAAACAGATTTGTCAAAAATTGTCAAGGCTTGTTTGAATGGAACATTGGGCGAATTGACCTTGGAATTTGAGGACGGCTTTTTTGTAGATGTTGTACAAGTATCGGGTGGTTACCCCAAAAGTTATCAAAAAGGTTATGAAATTCACGGTTTGTCTGAAGTAAACGATGCCATCGTTTTTCATGCTGGAACCAAAGTACAAGAGGGCAAAATCGTTACCAATGGTGGACGTGTTTTAAACATTGTTGCACAAGGTGAAACATTAGATGCGGCTATCCAAAAAGCGTATGAGGAATGCAAAAAAGTAAGCTTTAAAGATAATTTTTATAGAAAAGATATTGGTCAACGTGTTTACAAAGTAGTTCAATAA